One window of Caldicoprobacter guelmensis genomic DNA carries:
- the dnaX gene encoding DNA polymerase III subunit gamma/tau → MRYTALYRQWRPETFDEVVGQDATIRILKNQIKSNRIAHAYLFCGSRGTGKTSTAKVFAKAVNCLNPIDGNPCLKCETCLKLSTDSNMDIIEIDAASNNGVDEIRELRDKVKYPPVVGRYKVYIIDEVHMLSTGAFNALLKTLEEPPAHIIFILATTEPHRMPATILSRCQRFNFKRISNKSIVSRLAEIAKRTGVQVESEALYTIARWAEGSMRDALSLLDQCIGFCGDVVTNEDVLAVVGTADQGFVFAVAENIIEGNVSELFYQVEQLINDGRDVSVFLKDLINHMRNLLVIKVCNDGAQLLDAGEDTFKAYREQAQKASQERLTRAIDILCSAESEMRWSSQPRVSLEMALVKICRPEQEVTLDALLDRVAKLEQQIAGGVEFKQTSLHSKKGALTADKSQAAEEKKVVEKKEIDKGDDGDESATAHIWEKALEIIKKERIALYGFLKDCRFVLDGKDKALLSFSADQQFFMESINREENRSFIEKVIEMVIGRQVKVRCVLADQKVSDEVGKKSRNDDIIEKAIDIFGEDFVEIVDD, encoded by the coding sequence TTGAGGTATACGGCTCTGTATCGTCAGTGGCGGCCTGAAACCTTTGACGAAGTGGTGGGACAGGATGCTACCATACGGATACTGAAGAATCAGATAAAGAGCAACCGTATTGCACACGCCTATCTGTTTTGTGGTTCTCGGGGAACGGGCAAGACGAGCACAGCCAAGGTTTTTGCGAAGGCTGTTAACTGTTTAAATCCAATAGATGGGAATCCATGTCTTAAATGTGAAACGTGCTTAAAACTATCAACAGATAGCAACATGGATATAATCGAGATAGACGCTGCTTCAAATAATGGAGTGGATGAGATAAGGGAATTGCGGGACAAGGTTAAGTACCCTCCTGTGGTTGGGCGTTACAAGGTATATATCATAGATGAGGTTCATATGCTCTCAACCGGGGCTTTTAATGCTTTGCTTAAAACGCTGGAGGAGCCACCGGCGCATATAATATTCATCTTGGCTACCACAGAGCCGCACCGAATGCCGGCCACTATTCTATCAAGATGCCAGAGGTTTAACTTTAAGAGGATTTCCAACAAATCGATTGTAAGCAGGTTGGCGGAAATAGCCAAACGAACAGGGGTACAGGTTGAAAGCGAGGCTTTGTATACTATTGCCCGTTGGGCTGAAGGAAGCATGAGGGATGCGTTGAGCCTTTTGGACCAGTGTATAGGCTTTTGTGGCGATGTTGTTACCAATGAGGATGTGCTGGCAGTGGTGGGGACGGCAGACCAAGGGTTTGTCTTTGCTGTAGCCGAGAACATAATAGAAGGAAATGTATCTGAGCTGTTTTATCAGGTTGAACAGCTTATAAATGATGGGCGCGATGTGAGCGTATTTTTGAAGGACTTGATAAACCATATGAGGAATTTGTTGGTCATAAAGGTATGTAATGATGGAGCACAACTACTTGATGCGGGCGAAGATACCTTTAAAGCCTACAGGGAACAGGCACAAAAGGCCAGCCAGGAGAGGTTAACAAGGGCTATAGATATTTTGTGTAGTGCGGAGTCAGAAATGAGATGGAGCTCTCAGCCTAGAGTTTCGCTAGAGATGGCCCTGGTGAAGATTTGCAGGCCGGAGCAAGAGGTAACGTTGGATGCTTTGCTGGACAGGGTGGCAAAGCTGGAACAGCAGATTGCAGGTGGTGTAGAATTTAAACAGACATCATTGCATTCTAAAAAGGGTGCACTAACTGCAGATAAATCTCAAGCGGCTGAGGAGAAGAAAGTAGTGGAAAAGAAAGAAATTGATAAGGGCGATGATGGGGATGAAAGCGCGACAGCGCATATTTGGGAAAAGGCACTGGAAATCATTAAAAAGGAGCGTATAGCGTTATACGGGTTTTTAAAGGATTGTAGATTTGTACTGGATGGCAAAGACAAGGCGCTTTTGAGTTTTTCTGCGGACCAACAATTTTTTATGGAGTCTATAAACAGAGAAGAAAATAGGAGTTTTATTGAGAAGGTTATTGAAATGGTGATAGGTAGACAGGTCAAGGTTCGATGCGTCTTGGCTGATCAAAAGGTCTCTGATGAAGTGGGAAAAAAGTCTCGGAATGATGACATAATAGAGAAAGCCATAGATATATTTGGTGAGGATTTTGTGGAAATAGTTGATGATTGA
- a CDS encoding MogA/MoaB family molybdenum cofactor biosynthesis protein gives MSFTFAVITCSDKCSQGLREDLSGKQLIEVLQAQGFSNVYYKIVPDEKQQIKEALIEATRIGANLILTTGGTGFYQRDVTPEATLELIEKQTPGISELIRYETGKITKRSYLSRGISGIYKNSLIINLPGSPKAAVECIQAVLPILEHGLNVLLENEKECGRDGNS, from the coding sequence ATGAGTTTCACCTTTGCAGTAATAACATGTTCAGACAAATGCTCACAAGGACTGCGTGAGGACCTAAGCGGCAAACAGCTCATCGAGGTACTTCAAGCTCAAGGTTTTTCAAATGTATATTATAAGATAGTACCTGATGAAAAACAGCAGATAAAAGAGGCCTTAATCGAAGCGACAAGGATAGGAGCCAACCTCATTTTGACAACCGGCGGTACGGGATTTTACCAGAGGGATGTAACTCCTGAGGCAACCCTTGAGCTGATTGAAAAACAAACGCCGGGCATCTCAGAACTTATAAGGTACGAAACCGGCAAAATCACAAAAAGAAGCTACCTCTCCCGCGGCATTTCGGGCATCTATAAAAACAGCCTTATAATCAACCTTCCAGGCTCACCAAAAGCCGCGGTAGAGTGCATCCAGGCAGTCCTTCCCATACTAGAGCACGGACTAAATGTTCTCCTCGAAAATGAAAAGGAATGCGGCCGCGACGGCAATTCATAG
- a CDS encoding YbaB/EbfC family nucleoid-associated protein, translating to MAKGGFPGGFPGMGNMNQLMKQAKKLQEQMVKLQEELEQKTVEASAGGGVVTVVANGKKEVVDIKIAPEAVDPDDVEMLQDLILAAVNEALRRAEEMVQEEMSKLTGGLSIPGLF from the coding sequence ATGGCAAAAGGCGGGTTCCCGGGTGGTTTCCCTGGAATGGGCAATATGAATCAGCTCATGAAGCAGGCAAAAAAACTGCAGGAGCAGATGGTCAAGCTTCAAGAGGAGTTGGAACAAAAGACGGTTGAAGCTTCCGCCGGTGGTGGTGTGGTTACCGTTGTGGCCAATGGGAAGAAGGAGGTTGTTGACATCAAGATTGCACCTGAGGCTGTGGACCCCGATGATGTTGAAATGCTGCAAGACCTCATATTAGCGGCTGTGAATGAGGCTTTGAGGCGTGCGGAAGAGATGGTGCAGGAAGAGATGAGCAAGCTAACGGGAGGTTTGTCTATACCTGGCCTGTTCTAG
- a CDS encoding cyclic pyranopterin monophosphate synthase MoaC/MOSC-domain-containing protein, whose product MDFSHLNGEGLPQMVDVSQKDVTYRVAKASGRIYVGERVMAAIRNSDIPKGDIFATAKLAGIMAAKKTSELIPLCHNVFLSHVDISYSVDQEHGYIEAVSEVKCAAHTGVEMEALTAVLIFLETIYDMCKAIEKNMVITDVKVIEKKGGKSGDWSLEGTFSKSDKGLGRVVSINISKQKGTIKQPISEAVLIEDFGIEGDAHAGPGHRQVSLLDVESIRKMEQYGLKGLCFGKFAENITTEGLDLGKIEIGTRLKIGGQAVLEISQIGKKCHGEGCEIARTVGVCIMPREGLFARVLRGGKIKVGDCIEVMD is encoded by the coding sequence ATGGATTTTTCCCATTTAAACGGTGAAGGTTTGCCTCAGATGGTGGATGTTTCGCAAAAAGATGTAACCTACAGGGTTGCAAAGGCGAGCGGCAGGATATACGTAGGGGAAAGAGTTATGGCCGCAATACGGAATTCTGATATACCAAAAGGGGATATATTTGCTACAGCAAAGCTTGCCGGCATAATGGCTGCCAAAAAGACTTCGGAGCTTATTCCTCTTTGTCACAACGTATTTTTATCACATGTGGATATCTCGTATTCTGTAGACCAGGAGCATGGGTATATAGAAGCGGTATCCGAGGTGAAATGTGCTGCTCACACCGGGGTTGAAATGGAGGCCCTTACCGCGGTTTTGATATTCTTGGAAACGATTTATGACATGTGCAAGGCAATAGAGAAAAACATGGTAATAACTGACGTAAAGGTGATAGAGAAGAAGGGCGGAAAGTCGGGCGACTGGTCGCTTGAGGGTACGTTTTCGAAAAGCGATAAAGGACTGGGCAGGGTTGTTTCAATTAACATAAGCAAGCAGAAAGGTACTATCAAACAGCCTATAAGCGAGGCGGTGTTGATAGAGGATTTCGGGATAGAAGGGGATGCTCATGCAGGACCAGGGCACAGGCAGGTTAGCCTGCTTGACGTTGAGAGCATAAGGAAAATGGAGCAGTATGGACTAAAAGGCCTTTGTTTTGGGAAGTTTGCTGAAAACATTACAACCGAGGGGCTTGATTTGGGCAAAATTGAGATTGGTACAAGGCTTAAAATTGGGGGCCAAGCAGTGCTTGAGATAAGCCAAATAGGGAAAAAATGCCACGGTGAGGGTTGCGAGATAGCCCGGACTGTGGGGGTTTGTATAATGCCTCGAGAAGGCCTGTTCGCCAGGGTGCTTAGGGGCGGAAAAATAAAGGTGGGCGACTGTATTGAGGTTATGGATTGA